A window of Cohnella herbarum contains these coding sequences:
- a CDS encoding S-layer homology domain-containing protein encodes MLLKRSATLSLSLLLIITIVLSSATAFGAASSDIGGHWAERQLSEWKAKGYLKGYPDGTMKPNEEVTRAEFVTLVNRSFGLTEATPLTYKDVTSFGWLSAEIGKAVKAGYIGGYSDNSFRPHNKLNRQEAAKAISSLLKLDTSTVSLSKLDDFKDKKSIASTSKAAVAAVVAKGLMKGFVDGTFRPEGNITRAEAVVLLNRALSVHGTSNTTSVYDKAGIYGPDKGNSTINGDVVIVTSGVILRNTTITGNLIFAEGIGDGEATLDGVTVQGTTTVKGGGENSIHFKDSVLLTIVVDKKDGKVRIVVEGSTTVTKVIVYTSVTLDQTAATDGGILNVEMTKELQAKSKVTLIGHFASVEVYAKSIEVDLLKGLIDQLNVHKDSGDITFNLAQNTEIARLVLDAVVKVIGLGTIVSAEVNNEAKGTTFETPPKSIKTPSSASSGSTSPSVTPPTTPPVKPEVPVNVAFGKALTSNATLMDEAFATDGKIDNTDLLTEAESGLKYIQIDFGGSHTIKSVYLWHYFGDGRTYHDVIVQLSNDQNFAEYTTVFNNDSDNTAGLGAGTDEEYAESDEGKAIAVSAVKAKYMRIYSNGSTKRNGADSPYNHYVEVEAWTTAARPTSPPAPIPSPIVPNNVAAGKSISSNISVTDAVYATDGTSNDTDLLADVGAGLNYIQIDFGRSYDINAVNLWHYYGDARTYQDVIVQLSNDPNFAAIETTTVFNNDSDGSAALGVGSDAEYAESSAGKEIKFNAINARYIRMYSNGSTKTNGAVTPYNHYVEVQVFAETPAYRTNNVTFLNPDWVVYPQTDRFIQNTVNKMTSFQIKHQMIDVGFFDRVANTATFEDTIEGGAIDGTLDPNAYKELRHWITVSRATNPYINLIGAISGNSFMHVQNLPYTDRKGIVHTPTIDKATMHDRIAAKAKYLVETFELDGINIDFEPLRSGASANDYLALIKKVRAAIGPDKHLSICGNPFPKYMPDEELTRYGEVLDMIIMMDYDTGADPSDDLTAPWPANPYTVDEASFLSAIKDNTIRISEALSGTDCVFIPLGPGRYGLNDYHRDYENARNHSIAVNEAIAEGAVVGGSGVWWWEQTKDDEEEKQQFIDYWINGN; translated from the coding sequence ATGCTATTAAAGAGATCTGCGACGCTGTCGTTAAGCTTGCTACTGATCATCACGATCGTCTTATCATCCGCGACTGCGTTCGGAGCTGCTTCCTCGGACATCGGGGGCCATTGGGCGGAACGGCAATTATCGGAATGGAAGGCCAAAGGTTATTTGAAGGGATATCCGGATGGGACCATGAAGCCGAACGAGGAGGTGACGAGGGCGGAATTCGTTACGCTCGTTAACAGATCGTTCGGGTTAACGGAAGCGACGCCGCTTACGTACAAGGATGTGACAAGCTTCGGCTGGTTATCCGCCGAAATCGGTAAAGCGGTCAAAGCAGGTTATATCGGCGGCTATTCGGACAATTCATTCCGCCCGCATAACAAACTAAACCGCCAAGAAGCGGCAAAGGCAATAAGCAGTTTATTGAAGTTGGATACGTCAACGGTTTCTTTAAGCAAACTCGACGATTTCAAAGACAAGAAGTCGATCGCATCGACTAGCAAAGCGGCCGTAGCGGCCGTTGTGGCCAAAGGCTTAATGAAAGGATTCGTCGACGGTACTTTTCGCCCTGAAGGCAATATCACCCGAGCAGAGGCAGTCGTGCTGTTGAACCGTGCGCTTAGCGTCCATGGCACTTCCAATACGACGTCCGTGTATGACAAAGCGGGAATATACGGCCCTGACAAAGGAAATTCGACGATTAACGGCGACGTTGTCATCGTTACTTCGGGCGTAATCTTACGCAACACGACGATTACCGGGAACCTGATTTTCGCGGAAGGAATCGGAGACGGGGAAGCGACGCTTGACGGCGTCACGGTTCAAGGCACGACTACCGTTAAAGGCGGAGGCGAGAATTCGATTCATTTCAAGGATTCGGTATTGCTAACGATCGTCGTAGATAAAAAGGACGGTAAAGTACGGATCGTGGTAGAAGGTTCTACGACGGTGACGAAAGTGATCGTCTATACGTCGGTTACGTTGGACCAAACCGCGGCGACGGATGGCGGGATCTTGAATGTTGAAATGACTAAGGAGCTCCAAGCGAAATCGAAAGTGACGCTGATCGGGCATTTCGCAAGCGTCGAGGTGTATGCGAAGTCGATCGAGGTTGATTTGTTGAAGGGTCTAATCGATCAGCTCAACGTGCATAAGGATAGCGGGGACATTACGTTTAACTTGGCCCAGAATACCGAAATCGCCAGGCTCGTGTTAGACGCAGTCGTGAAAGTTATCGGACTTGGAACGATCGTTAGCGCCGAAGTTAACAATGAAGCGAAAGGTACGACCTTCGAGACACCGCCGAAATCGATCAAAACTCCGTCTTCGGCTTCATCTGGATCGACGTCGCCATCGGTAACACCGCCAACGACGCCTCCGGTGAAGCCGGAAGTGCCTGTTAACGTGGCATTTGGCAAAGCGCTAACGTCCAATGCCACGTTAATGGACGAGGCGTTTGCCACGGATGGGAAAATCGATAATACCGATCTATTAACGGAAGCCGAATCCGGCTTAAAGTACATCCAGATCGATTTTGGAGGCAGCCATACGATCAAATCGGTCTATTTGTGGCATTACTTCGGCGATGGAAGAACTTATCATGATGTCATCGTCCAGCTATCCAACGATCAGAACTTCGCCGAATACACGACGGTGTTTAATAACGATTCGGACAATACCGCCGGTTTAGGCGCGGGGACGGATGAAGAATACGCCGAGTCGGACGAAGGAAAGGCGATTGCCGTATCCGCGGTAAAAGCAAAGTACATGAGAATTTATTCTAACGGAAGCACGAAACGAAACGGAGCCGACAGCCCCTATAATCATTACGTAGAAGTAGAAGCTTGGACGACGGCTGCTAGACCGACGTCTCCGCCGGCGCCGATTCCTTCGCCTATCGTTCCGAACAACGTCGCTGCGGGGAAGAGCATCTCCTCTAACATTAGCGTGACGGACGCGGTTTACGCGACGGATGGAACGAGCAATGACACCGATCTGTTAGCGGATGTCGGAGCGGGCTTGAATTACATCCAAATCGATTTCGGTAGAAGCTACGATATCAACGCGGTTAATCTCTGGCATTACTATGGCGACGCGCGCACCTATCAGGACGTCATCGTCCAGCTATCCAACGATCCGAATTTTGCCGCGATTGAAACGACTACCGTATTCAATAACGATTCCGATGGATCGGCAGCGCTAGGGGTAGGCTCGGATGCCGAGTACGCGGAGTCAAGCGCAGGCAAGGAAATCAAATTTAACGCAATTAACGCGAGGTATATCCGAATGTATTCTAATGGAAGCACGAAGACGAACGGAGCCGTAACTCCGTATAATCATTACGTAGAAGTACAGGTTTTCGCGGAAACGCCGGCTTATCGGACGAATAACGTCACCTTCTTGAATCCCGACTGGGTTGTCTACCCGCAGACGGATAGATTCATACAGAATACGGTCAATAAAATGACTTCTTTCCAGATCAAACACCAAATGATCGACGTCGGATTTTTCGATCGGGTCGCGAATACGGCGACTTTCGAAGATACGATTGAAGGCGGCGCAATCGACGGCACGCTTGATCCCAATGCGTACAAAGAATTACGACACTGGATCACCGTATCAAGGGCAACGAATCCGTATATCAATCTAATCGGCGCGATAAGCGGCAACAGCTTTATGCACGTTCAGAATTTGCCGTATACCGATCGCAAGGGAATCGTCCATACGCCTACCATCGATAAGGCGACCATGCATGATAGAATCGCGGCGAAAGCGAAATATTTGGTGGAAACCTTCGAGCTTGACGGAATCAATATCGATTTTGAACCGCTCAGATCCGGAGCATCGGCGAACGATTATTTAGCGTTGATCAAGAAGGTGAGAGCGGCGATCGGGCCCGACAAACATCTCTCGATATGCGGAAATCCGTTTCCGAAGTATATGCCGGACGAAGAATTAACCCGATATGGAGAAGTGTTGGATATGATTATTATGATGGACTACGATACGGGCGCGGACCCATCGGACGATTTAACCGCACCGTGGCCGGCAAATCCGTATACGGTCGATGAAGCATCGTTCTTGTCGGCCATTAAAGATAACACGATACGTATCAGTGAAGCATTAAGCGGAACGGATTGCGTATTCATTCCGTTAGGTCCCGGCAGATACGGATTGAACGACTATCACCGCGATTACGAGAACGCCCGGAACCATTCGATAGCGGTAAACGAAGCGATTGCCGAAGGCGCAGTGGTCGGCGGTTCTGGCGTATGGTGGTGGGAACAGACGAAAGACGACGAGGAAGAAAAGCAGCAGTTTATCGACTATTGGATTAACGGTAATTGA
- a CDS encoding DEAD/DEAH box helicase, which yields MSEQTFSDYKLSEEIIRALAGLGFEKPTEVQHKVVPIALEKRDLTVKSRTGSGKTAAFGIPVCEMAEWEENKPQALILTPTRELAVQVNEDITNIGRFKRIKATPLYGKESFSKQTAQLKQKTHVIVGTPGRVMDHIERGTLDLELIRYLVIDEADEMLSMGFIEQVEKIVQKLPKDRVTLLFSATLPKDVEKLCHKIMRNPVNIEIAAAPGETNTLIDHSVIAVKEGDKPQLLLNLLVVEIPDSCIIFGRTQEQVDRVYQQLDRLGFRSGKIHGGMEQEDRFRVMNEFRKGAFRYLVATDVAARGIDIDNVTHVIHYDLPQDAEGYVHRSGRTGRAGKAGKAISFATPSEDKFLANIEGYLGFEIRRRKMPSKEEVSLRQAAFDKKMSIQPTIKKDKNEQLNKSIMKLYFNGGKNKKLRAVDFVGTLARIEGVTAEDIGIITIQDSVTFIEILNGKGPHVLEIMKTTTVKGKQLKVQEARE from the coding sequence ATGAGCGAGCAAACTTTCAGCGATTATAAATTAAGCGAAGAGATTATTAGGGCGTTGGCGGGCTTAGGTTTCGAGAAGCCGACGGAAGTTCAGCATAAAGTGGTGCCGATCGCGCTGGAGAAGCGGGATTTAACGGTAAAATCCCGGACGGGGAGCGGCAAAACCGCCGCGTTCGGGATACCGGTGTGCGAGATGGCGGAATGGGAAGAGAATAAGCCGCAGGCTTTGATCTTAACGCCTACGCGCGAATTAGCCGTGCAAGTCAACGAAGATATCACGAACATCGGCAGATTCAAGCGGATTAAAGCGACCCCTCTGTACGGGAAAGAATCTTTCTCCAAGCAAACCGCCCAACTGAAGCAGAAGACCCATGTCATCGTAGGTACGCCGGGCCGAGTGATGGATCATATCGAGCGAGGTACGCTCGATTTGGAGCTTATCCGTTATCTGGTCATCGATGAAGCGGACGAGATGCTCAGCATGGGGTTTATCGAACAAGTCGAGAAGATCGTGCAGAAACTTCCTAAGGATCGAGTGACTTTGTTATTTTCCGCAACGTTGCCCAAGGATGTGGAGAAGCTCTGTCACAAAATCATGAGAAATCCCGTGAATATCGAGATTGCTGCGGCACCCGGAGAGACGAATACGTTAATCGACCATTCCGTGATCGCGGTGAAGGAAGGGGATAAGCCGCAGTTGCTCTTAAACCTCCTCGTCGTAGAGATCCCGGACAGCTGCATCATTTTCGGACGTACCCAGGAGCAAGTGGATAGGGTTTATCAGCAATTAGACCGACTAGGGTTCAGATCCGGAAAAATTCATGGAGGCATGGAGCAAGAGGATCGGTTCAGGGTGATGAACGAATTCAGGAAAGGGGCCTTCCGTTACCTGGTCGCGACGGACGTGGCGGCACGCGGGATCGATATCGATAATGTCACGCACGTCATTCATTATGATCTACCCCAGGACGCCGAAGGCTACGTTCATCGTTCGGGTAGGACGGGGCGCGCAGGCAAGGCGGGGAAAGCGATCAGCTTCGCTACTCCGAGCGAAGATAAATTCCTGGCGAATATCGAAGGGTACCTAGGATTCGAAATTCGCAGAAGGAAGATGCCGTCCAAGGAGGAAGTATCGCTCAGACAGGCCGCTTTCGACAAGAAGATGAGCATTCAGCCAACGATAAAGAAAGATAAGAACGAACAACTGAATAAGAGCATCATGAAGCTCTATTTCAACGGCGGTAAGAATAAGAAGCTGAGGGCGGTCGATTTCGTAGGTACGCTTGCCCGAATCGAAGGCGTAACGGCGGAAGATATCGGCATCATTACGATACAGGACAGCGTGACGTTCATCGAAATTCTTAACGGCAAAGGTCCGCATGTCCTAGAGATCATGAAGACGACTACGGTTAAAGGCAAGCAATTGAAGGTTCAGGAAGCGAGAGAGTAA
- a CDS encoding aldo/keto reductase, whose protein sequence is MEYTKLGRSGLRVSRLCLGTMNFGVDTDEQESFRIMDAALDAGIQFFDTANIYGWGENCGRTEEIIGRWFAQGGGRREKTVLATKFYNDMHDPLDGPNRVEGLSSYKMRRHLEGSLRRLQTDHIELYQMHHIDRSVVWEELWSAFENAQQQGKIGYVGSSNFAGWDIAWAQGKAEARGNLGLVSEQSKYNLLCRLPELEVLPASQALGLGIIPWSPLDGGLLGGTALKLDAGRRSGSDKARIEKLRPQLEAYAKLAAELGETEDIISLAWLLHQPAVTAPIIGARTLQQFERSLRALELKLDVVTLARIDEIFPGPGGDAPKAYAW, encoded by the coding sequence ATGGAATACACGAAGCTGGGACGTTCGGGTTTGCGGGTAAGCCGGTTGTGCTTGGGAACGATGAATTTCGGCGTGGACACGGATGAACAAGAGTCGTTCCGCATTATGGACGCGGCACTTGACGCCGGAATCCAATTTTTCGATACGGCCAATATTTACGGCTGGGGCGAGAACTGCGGCAGAACGGAGGAAATTATCGGTCGTTGGTTCGCCCAAGGCGGAGGGCGTCGCGAGAAAACGGTACTGGCTACCAAGTTCTACAACGACATGCACGATCCGCTCGACGGCCCCAACAGGGTTGAAGGACTTTCTTCCTACAAAATGCGCCGCCATCTAGAAGGTTCGCTCAGACGACTGCAAACCGATCATATCGAGCTCTATCAAATGCACCATATCGATCGCTCCGTCGTATGGGAGGAACTGTGGAGCGCATTCGAAAATGCGCAGCAGCAAGGCAAGATCGGGTACGTAGGATCCAGCAATTTTGCCGGTTGGGATATCGCATGGGCGCAGGGGAAAGCGGAAGCCCGAGGGAATCTGGGCCTAGTGTCCGAACAGTCGAAATACAACCTGCTATGCCGTTTGCCTGAGCTGGAAGTGCTGCCTGCTTCTCAAGCGCTTGGCTTGGGTATCATCCCTTGGAGTCCGCTGGACGGCGGTTTGCTGGGCGGAACTGCGCTGAAGCTCGACGCCGGACGCCGATCCGGCTCCGATAAGGCGCGCATTGAAAAGCTTCGGCCACAGTTGGAAGCGTACGCGAAACTCGCGGCCGAGCTCGGCGAGACCGAGGATATCATTTCGCTCGCGTGGCTGCTGCACCAACCTGCCGTAACCGCGCCGATCATCGGCGCTCGAACGCTCCAGCAATTCGAACGCAGCTTGCGCGCGCTGGAACTTAAGCTCGATGTCGTCACGCTTGCCCGCATCGACGAAATTTTCCCGGGTCCTGGCGGGGACGCTCCGAAAGCGTATGCCTGGTAA
- a CDS encoding GNAT family N-acetyltransferase, with the protein MADMLVNLLKLPPQEELLARLEQEGIRIHRALAPDKLRVIEWVAQHSSRNAAGEADVCFSRMPVTCYLATRGADILGYACYEATAPNFFGPTRVLDSEQGKGIGKALLLKSLYGMRESSGYVYAIIGGVGPAEFYEKAVGAVRIPDSTPGIYRDFLGAKNR; encoded by the coding sequence ATGGCAGATATGCTCGTCAATTTATTGAAGCTTCCCCCCCAAGAGGAGCTTCTCGCTAGGCTAGAGCAAGAGGGCATCCGCATACACCGAGCGCTCGCCCCGGATAAGCTCCGCGTCATCGAGTGGGTAGCGCAGCATTCCAGCCGCAACGCCGCGGGAGAAGCCGACGTCTGCTTTTCCCGAATGCCGGTTACCTGTTACTTGGCCACCCGGGGCGCGGACATCCTCGGCTATGCCTGCTACGAAGCTACGGCGCCGAATTTCTTCGGCCCCACTCGGGTGCTGGATTCGGAACAAGGCAAGGGCATCGGCAAAGCGCTGCTGCTCAAGAGCCTCTATGGCATGAGGGAATCATCCGGCTACGTCTACGCGATCATCGGAGGCGTCGGACCTGCCGAATTTTACGAGAAAGCCGTCGGAGCGGTTCGGATTCCGGATTCCACTCCGGGGATTTACCGGGATTTTCTCGGCGCGAAAAACAGGTAA
- the nagZ gene encoding beta-N-acetylhexosaminidase, whose product MITNLSLTCQIGQRMMAGFDGPHLDDAFIDLVKTRKIGNVILFAWNITSKEQLRELCRDIQQLVREETGQPAFIAIDQEGGAVSRLPGDATRIPGAMAIAATGDPDNAYAAGRMTALELRALGVNFNLSPVLDVNSNDANPVIGVRSYGEKPETVIRFALPMMRGLEDGGALSCGKHFPGHGDTSVDSHLALPVVDKTMDELRKIELAPFQAAIDAGIPAIMSSHIVFPRLDPERPATMSREILTGLLREEMGFQGLVMTDCMEMKAIQHSFGTVKGTVEAAKAGADLLLVSHTASLAAASAEAIREALETGEIDQAEWERSLERISSLKKKYLDRPTADPSIVGSAAHAEANRKLLERTLTPIRVPDGRFPPLGDSPCFLGCAVFRATKVSNLADDPLTFPAYMAEKLGGRAEVTPSDPTEDEIAAIVARTTGASCIVVGTYNGHLYRGQLELVNRLATGDVPVIAVALRNPYDLRHLNPPIWSLAAYEYTAHIFDAVTNVLQGKSEAVGKPTVTVLSE is encoded by the coding sequence ATGATTACTAACCTATCTCTTACTTGTCAGATCGGACAACGAATGATGGCGGGATTTGACGGCCCCCATCTAGATGATGCTTTTATCGACCTAGTAAAAACGCGGAAAATCGGCAACGTGATCTTGTTCGCTTGGAATATTACAAGCAAGGAGCAGTTGAGGGAGTTATGCCGGGATATTCAGCAACTGGTGCGAGAGGAGACTGGCCAGCCCGCGTTTATCGCCATCGACCAAGAAGGCGGAGCCGTCTCCCGTCTGCCCGGAGACGCAACCCGCATACCCGGAGCGATGGCCATCGCCGCGACGGGCGATCCGGATAACGCCTACGCGGCCGGACGGATGACCGCGCTGGAGCTTCGGGCGCTCGGCGTCAATTTCAACTTATCGCCCGTGCTGGACGTCAATTCCAACGACGCGAACCCGGTCATCGGCGTTCGCAGTTACGGGGAGAAGCCGGAGACGGTCATTCGCTTCGCCTTGCCCATGATGCGGGGATTGGAAGACGGCGGCGCGCTTAGCTGCGGGAAGCATTTCCCGGGACACGGGGATACGAGCGTGGATTCCCATCTGGCGCTTCCCGTCGTGGATAAAACGATGGACGAGCTTCGCAAAATCGAGCTGGCGCCTTTCCAGGCCGCTATCGATGCCGGAATTCCGGCCATCATGTCTTCCCACATCGTGTTTCCTCGGCTGGACCCGGAGCGGCCGGCGACGATGTCCCGGGAAATATTGACCGGGCTGCTGCGGGAAGAGATGGGTTTCCAGGGATTAGTCATGACGGACTGCATGGAGATGAAGGCGATTCAGCACTCCTTCGGCACCGTGAAGGGAACGGTCGAAGCCGCCAAAGCCGGGGCCGATCTGCTGCTCGTCTCCCACACCGCCTCCTTGGCCGCCGCTTCCGCGGAGGCGATCCGGGAAGCTTTGGAGACGGGAGAAATCGACCAAGCGGAGTGGGAACGGTCGCTTGAGCGCATCTCCTCTCTCAAGAAGAAATATTTGGACCGTCCGACCGCCGATCCGTCGATCGTCGGCAGCGCGGCCCACGCGGAAGCGAACCGCAAGCTGCTGGAAAGGACGTTAACGCCGATCCGCGTGCCAGACGGGCGGTTTCCTCCTCTGGGCGATAGTCCGTGTTTTCTGGGATGTGCGGTTTTCCGAGCGACGAAGGTGTCCAATCTCGCCGACGATCCGTTAACCTTCCCCGCCTATATGGCGGAGAAGCTGGGAGGTCGCGCGGAGGTCACGCCTTCGGATCCGACGGAAGACGAAATCGCGGCGATCGTCGCCCGAACGACCGGAGCCAGTTGCATCGTCGTCGGAACCTACAACGGCCATCTCTATCGGGGTCAGTTGGAACTGGTGAACCGTTTAGCCACGGGTGACGTCCCGGTTATCGCGGTCGCCTTGCGGAATCCTTACGACCTGAGACATCTGAACCCGCCGATCTGGTCGCTGGCCGCTTACGAATATACCGCCCATATTTTCGACGCCGTCACGAACGTGCTTCAGGGCAAGTCGGAAGCTGTAGGCAAACCGACCGTCACCGTATTGTCTGAATAA
- the murQ gene encoding N-acetylmuramic acid 6-phosphate etherase produces MTSYFAQLTTEMNNPATSTIDESGTREMLLLMNQEDQRVPVSVRQEIDAIADAVDLLVKSLKNGGRMFYVGAGSSGRLGVLDASECPPTYGTDPALVQAYIAGGDTALRTAVEGCEDDADSGALLIREKGVGAGDVVIGITASGSTPYVLGAIRQAREIGAATVGVVTNKNSLLGDLCDVCIAPVVGPEVISGSTRLKSGSAQKLVLNMLTTGVMIKLGKVYNNLMVDLKASNSKLYDRSIRIVREVTGVSEQQAADTLKKAGLHVKTAILMLETGTDFGEATTLLELNEGRLKAAIRSRLGTLTAGSEIDGELSDGEIKQ; encoded by the coding sequence ATGACTTCGTACTTCGCGCAATTGACAACGGAAATGAACAATCCCGCGACTTCGACTATCGACGAGTCCGGCACGCGGGAAATGCTGCTCTTGATGAACCAAGAAGATCAGCGCGTTCCAGTATCGGTCCGCCAAGAGATCGACGCGATCGCCGACGCGGTGGACTTATTGGTTAAATCGCTTAAAAACGGAGGGCGAATGTTCTACGTGGGAGCCGGTTCCTCGGGACGGCTTGGCGTGCTAGACGCCAGCGAATGTCCGCCTACCTACGGAACCGATCCCGCGCTGGTACAGGCTTACATCGCCGGAGGAGATACCGCCCTCAGAACCGCCGTGGAAGGCTGCGAGGATGACGCGGACAGCGGAGCCTTGTTGATCCGGGAGAAGGGCGTTGGCGCCGGGGATGTGGTCATCGGAATTACCGCTAGCGGCTCCACCCCTTACGTGCTGGGCGCCATTCGCCAAGCCCGGGAGATCGGAGCAGCGACCGTGGGCGTCGTCACCAACAAAAATTCCCTGCTGGGCGATCTGTGCGATGTCTGTATCGCTCCCGTGGTCGGTCCGGAAGTCATCTCCGGCTCCACTCGGCTGAAAAGCGGTTCCGCGCAGAAGCTGGTTCTGAACATGCTTACGACCGGCGTCATGATCAAGTTGGGCAAAGTTTACAACAATCTGATGGTCGACTTGAAAGCAAGCAACAGCAAGCTCTACGACCGCTCTATCCGCATCGTTCGCGAGGTGACCGGCGTCTCCGAGCAGCAAGCCGCCGATACGTTAAAAAAAGCCGGGCTGCACGTGAAGACCGCCATTCTGATGCTGGAGACCGGTACGGATTTCGGAGAAGCGACAACGCTGCTCGAGCTGAACGAAGGCAGACTCAAGGCAGCGATCCGCAGCCGATTAGGAACCTTGACCGCAGGAAGCGAAATCGATGGCGAGCTATCCGATGGAGAGATCAAGCAATGA
- a CDS encoding MurR/RpiR family transcriptional regulator, with product MTNIEIRIRNVYNALSNSEKKAADYFLADVESLFHLPIAQLAENAGVSQVAWVRLAKTLGFDGLKNMKRSLFSELNSSAAEDEDKSRFIFTDIKDYAGLPDVFKAVKSGSIQSIEDTVSLLNADVVDAVVTKLIEARSVKLFGVGASALVAEDFYNKLLRIGSNVCFSHDGHIQLTYAANTREGDVCFFISHSGMTKEVNEAFDIASQTANATMISLTRLGKNPLAVKSDYELYTSSPEINHRSGAMSSRISQLIIIDVLFTAMANRDYDNVIQNLIRSSESCRTHRMI from the coding sequence TTGACCAATATAGAAATCCGCATACGAAACGTCTACAACGCCTTGAGCAACTCCGAGAAGAAAGCGGCGGATTATTTTCTAGCCGATGTCGAAAGTCTGTTTCATCTGCCGATCGCCCAACTGGCGGAGAATGCAGGCGTCAGCCAGGTCGCCTGGGTAAGACTAGCCAAAACCCTCGGCTTCGACGGCCTGAAAAACATGAAGCGAAGCCTGTTCAGCGAGCTTAACAGCAGCGCGGCGGAGGATGAAGACAAGAGCCGTTTCATTTTTACGGATATCAAAGATTACGCAGGACTGCCGGATGTGTTCAAAGCGGTCAAAAGCGGCAGCATACAATCAATCGAAGATACCGTTAGCCTGCTTAACGCCGATGTGGTAGACGCGGTCGTAACCAAGCTCATCGAGGCGCGTTCCGTCAAGCTGTTCGGCGTAGGCGCTTCCGCGCTCGTTGCCGAGGATTTCTACAACAAGCTGCTGCGCATCGGCAGCAATGTCTGCTTCAGCCATGACGGACACATTCAGTTGACCTACGCGGCCAACACCCGGGAAGGCGACGTTTGCTTCTTCATCAGCCATTCCGGCATGACCAAGGAAGTGAACGAAGCTTTCGACATCGCTTCTCAAACCGCCAATGCGACGATGATTTCCTTGACCCGTCTGGGTAAAAATCCGTTAGCGGTCAAATCCGACTACGAGCTCTACACGTCGTCTCCGGAAATCAATCATCGCAGCGGAGCCATGAGCAGCAGAATCTCCCAATTGATTATCATAGACGTGCTGTTTACGGCCATGGCTAACCGGGATTACGACAACGTCATTCAAAACTTGATCCGCAGCTCCGAATCCTGTCGAACGCATCGGATGATCTAG
- a CDS encoding carbohydrate ABC transporter permease, with protein sequence MNKQRKYRPLTIGDVLINAFMVLVVLICFVPFLYMLALSLSSPEAIINNKVSLFPVGLNFEAYHQIFTYPNFFKAYGNTIFYTAGGTLISLFMSALFAYAMSKRFLKGHKLVMMLIVFSMFFSGGLIPTYLLISDLNLTGTPWAMLLPFALNQFNLIILINFFRAIPAEIEEAAIIDGLNYFGILQRVILPLSTPALATIGLYTAVFFWNDWFNGLIYLNTQQYPVMLFLRNIVNGTAMVGDGAGAADKSTIAMSIKSAVIITSTLPIIILYPLLQRFFVAGLTVGSVKG encoded by the coding sequence ATGAATAAACAGCGAAAATATCGGCCCCTGACGATCGGCGACGTGCTTATTAACGCTTTCATGGTTCTAGTCGTCCTGATCTGCTTCGTCCCGTTTCTCTATATGCTGGCTCTGTCCTTGTCCAGTCCCGAAGCCATTATTAATAACAAAGTCTCGTTATTTCCGGTCGGACTGAATTTCGAAGCTTATCACCAGATTTTCACTTATCCGAACTTCTTCAAAGCTTACGGCAATACGATATTCTACACCGCCGGGGGGACGTTGATCTCCCTGTTCATGAGCGCCCTGTTCGCCTACGCGATGTCCAAGCGATTCCTTAAAGGACATAAGCTGGTCATGATGCTCATCGTATTCTCGATGTTTTTCTCGGGCGGGTTGATCCCGACTTACCTGCTGATCTCCGATCTTAACCTGACTGGCACGCCGTGGGCCATGTTGCTGCCTTTCGCGCTTAACCAGTTCAACTTAATCATTCTGATCAACTTCTTCCGGGCCATTCCGGCGGAAATAGAAGAAGCCGCCATAATCGACGGCTTGAATTATTTCGGTATTTTGCAGCGGGTCATTCTACCCCTGTCCACGCCGGCACTGGCCACGATCGGCTTGTATACCGCCGTCTTCTTCTGGAACGACTGGTTCAACGGCTTGATCTATCTCAATACGCAACAGTATCCGGTTATGTTGTTCTTGCGCAATATCGTAAACGGAACGGCCATGGTCGGCGACGGCGCGGGAGCGGCGGACAAGAGCACGATCGCGATGTCTATCAAATCGGCCGTTATCATTACGTCGACACTGCCGATCATCATCCTGTATCCGTTGCTTCAGCGCTTTTTCGTCGCCGGCTTGACGGTCGGCTCGGTCAAGGGCTAA